Genomic segment of Drosophila ananassae strain 14024-0371.13 chromosome 2L, ASM1763931v2, whole genome shotgun sequence:
AGCAGCGATGCTGGGCAGCTAGAAATCAAGGCGGAGGAGATGTACATAAAAACGGAGGATGAGGACTCCGTTGAAATGGATTTGAGCAGTCGAGGAAGTCGGGAAACGGAATCAAGTCAAGACGCTGAAAGCGGCACTTCCCAATGGCACAAACTCCAACACCTGCTCAAGAACCATTCTGTGTACGAGCAGCTAAGTGCTATGCTCGGTGAACCGGTGGGTCATGGTGCCGATGCCCAGGTGCCCAAATGGAAGCTAATCGCCCGCCAATCCCATCTGGAGAAATTCGCCTTTCTGTGGGCCAGTGCTGATGAACTGTTGGATTATATTCTGGACAATGCCGCTACCGTGGACTTTGGAGCATTCGCCAGCGCCCTGCAAGTGATAGATCCCAAGGCCTACGCCCTGCTGGACCGGGATTTACGTTAGTCTCCTCTCCAGGTTACAGGAACCACCTCTACAGGAAAAAAGTTGTGgtttattttgtattgaaCATTTTTATCAATAAAATACTTTAGATTTAAGATAATTAACACTTAAATATGGTACttgtaatttgtttattatttaaagaatTTGGAGAGTTTGGGACTTAAGAAAGGCAACTATTCTTTAACTTTTTTCAGACACTGTAAGTGGGATATTGAACTATACTAGATACatatactatattttattacttGTTAGTATCGAGAATAGTGATATCATTTTTTAGAAGCTTTTTTCAACGAATCGCAGCTATCAAAAAGTACACTCCGAGAAGGGGGATTCACTCGGTTTGTTTATGCATCGTCCCGATCGCCCCTCCCTGGCAAATATTCTGGTGAATCACCGATCCGATACATATATTCGCCCAAGTTTGTGATCTAGGGGAATTACTGCAGCGCAACCACGTTGGTGGCCAGGGGGTTTCCCGCTGCATCTTATCATTTTACGACATTCCGGGTTTATAACCTTGCATACTAATACACTCGAAAAAGCTCCGCAAAATACACACACGCAATCTTTTATACACACGTTCTGGATCGGGATCCCCTCTCGGGATCCCCTCTCGATATTGGCACGTCTTTGGTGGTGGAACCCCTTCACAAACTTTCGAAGGCATGGGGCTGCCAATATGGTGCCCAGCGGAGGCCATATCTCTGTCCATATTCATCCAATCCTTAAGCGGAGTGCCGTAAACGTTTTGTAGTTTCATTCTTTAACGATTTCCATCAAAATTTAAGATTCTAgtattttatagattttttgcACCATTTTCTgtggggtccccttcaaaatttgaatattttaaagattttttttatcaaatttccaagggggtccccttcaaaatctggaaattgcatggggaggacaatatggctcccagagaaggctatatctttgccaattattatccgattcttgagcggaataccttaaacgatttgtggatagattctccatcaatctgcatcaaaatctaagaacaaaatattttttagattttttctcaaatttcctgggggctCCCcctcaaaatctggaaaatgCATAGGGGGGACAATATGGCTCCCAGAGAAgcctatatctttgccattaGTTATTTGATtgttgagcggaataccttaaacgatttgtagatcgattctccatcaatctgcatcaaaatcgaagaacaaaatattttttcgtttttttgttaaattttctgagGGATCCTCTTCAGAATGTGGAAACACCTTAGAAAGGACTTGAGGGCCCCATCCAAAGGccatatcttttccaatttccatccgattcttgagcggaataccttaaacgatttgtagaccTATTCCCCATCAACCTgcactaaaatctgaaaataaaatattttttaaaattttctccTTTCAAAAGGAGAGAAAATATTGCTTGAACCCTTTCTTTTATTCATccgaatattcatccgattatgaaacggaataccttaaatgatttgtagaTTAATTTTCTATTAATTTATGCCTTcgacaaaacaaaattaaacaaaatttgtCGTTAAATTTTCTCGTTTTGAATGTCCTAAGATTGGAAAATTTCCCTTCtcctttttattattaacCATTTaggtaaaaattataattgttttatttctattttcagCAACATGGCTCAAATCATCGATGGCAAGGGCATTGCTCAGGATATCCGCTCCCAGTTAGCCAAGGAACTGAAGGAGTTCGTGGCCGCCGGCAATCCAACGCCTCATCTCACGGCGGTGATCGTGGGCGAGGATCCTGCCAGCGAGAAGTACGTGGCAAACAAGATGACTGCCTGCCGCGAAGTGGGAATCTCCAGCGAGACCAGGAGGCTACCCGCCTCCACTACGCAGGAGGAGCTGCTGGCGCTGATTGATCAACTTAACAAGGATAATCGCGTAAACGGAGTGCTGGTGCAACTTCCGGTGCCGGAGCACATCAATGAGCGCACTATCTGCAACGCTGTTCACGTCGACAAGGACGTGGATGGCTTCAACGAGCTGAACATAGGGCGCCTGGCTCTGGACATGGAGGGCATCATCCCAGCCACACCCCTGGGCGTGAAGCGATTGCTGGAGTACACAAATATTGAGACTTTGGGAAGAAATGCTGTCGTAGTTGGCCGTTCCAAGAACGTCAGCCTGCCAATGGCCATTCTCCTCCATTCGGATGGGAAATACGCCACCAAAGCTCTCGATGCCACCGTGACCATTTGTCACAGATACACGCCACCAAAGGAACTGGCCCGCCACTGTCGCCAGGCGGACATTATTGTGGTGGCCGTGGGCAAGCCAGGACTAATCACCAAGGACATGATTAAGCCAGGAGCCTGTGTCATTGATGTGGGAATTAATCGCATTAAGGACGAGAAGACTGGAAAGTTCAAGCTAGTCGGTGATGTGGACTTCGACGgtaagtaatatttttaaatcctCTAAAACTTGTATCATAAATTCTTTGTTCACTTTTTCAGAAGTCCGTCAGGTTGCCGGGCACATCACTCCAGTTCCTGGCGGCGTTGGTCCCATGACAGTTGCCATGCTGATGCAGAACACCATTCAGGCGGCGAAGAAACAGCACTGCGCCAAGCTGAGTGCAAGAAACGAATGAAGCTTCGGCTTCAATCATCTCCTGGGTTGACGCTTCGCTGGGCGAAAcatagtatttttttatttaatccaCTAACCTGTAGAAGAGTTTAGAATTACTGACCAACCGCTAACATGACGATTGTACCACAAACAGAAACTATTTCACAATATAAACAATTTCAATCTTATCTTTGATTGCGTGTTTTTATACCACACTTTTTGGAAAGCAAACATAGGCAACAAGTTTCGCTTTTAGTATCGAAACAATCTTTTTATTATCACTAGAAATACAATTTACTTGGTTTCGCATCTGGTTTTTGTGTAACTTACAATATACAAGTCAAACAACAAACTTTATGACTTAACCCTAAGACTGCCAAAATGAAGAGAGCGCGCCTTGCTGTCTAATCCAAAACATGGATGTACAGACACACAATATAGAGCTGGGCGTAAAATCTAACTGCGAGCGcggtttatttaaaaattacagATCATAGAGAATAATCGGAAGTGGTCCAAGGTTTGTGGGTGACCTCACAGAATCAAGGGTTCATCATTGCAATAAAATGTTTTCAGCAGCATGTTGAAAGGATGCGAGTAGGGTTAGAACCTCAAGTCAGGCTTGTATTTGGCCATatacctaaaaaaaatatatattccattaaataaatataaaatatatcaaaaataGTTCACTCACTTGTCCAAAGTTTCCCAGAATTTACTGAGCACAGCCCGGTCCAGATGGCGTTTGTTTTGAGAGAGACGCAGCAACGTCACCGACCAACGCTCCACATTGGAGTCCAATTTCAGCTCACTGAAGCATAAATGAAAAGCGCAAACTGTCGAGAAACGCAGATGATGAGTATAAGAAATCTCAATGGGAAGAACATAATATTTCACATACTTTTTGAGAATATTTCGACGGGATTTCCATCCCAGGGCCAGCCCTTAAACTGCCATTGTGGTCCCATTACAAACACGGCCACCACACGCTGCCAATCCTGTTGCGAGAGCTTGATGGGATTGTCTATCACTCGGTAGGACACAGTCTGATTATTCCGTTTACGCTGTCAGAAGGAAGAACAAAAAGTTATATCAGAGAATGCCACGATAATTGGAACACAATTACGTCAAGTGGTTGCATCACAGAGAGAGTTTTTAGAAACCACATCGCACATGTGTCGGGCAAAGGCAATCACAAcgaaagaaataattaaaacagACACATACGGTTACACATTTTAAGCTGTGAGCtctttttgtttgattttaaagtCTGCTGTAAAAATACTATTAATTTCTGTTGGGTAGCGCACCTGTAATAACACCTCGCTGTCGCGCTGGCAGCCTTGCAGCTTCTTTTCGGCAGTGGACAAGAAGCGGAGCTCCTGGAGGATGTCCTTCACATTGAGCATGGTGATGAGACTTGTGTTGGCAGACGGAATAATGATGATGGGTGTGCGAGAGGGTCGCTTCTGTGGTCCGTTTGCGGGCAGTTGCCTCGCCTGGGCCGTGGGTACTAGTTCCTTGGGCCGACCGGCGGTGGCACCCGGCATACCTGGCGCTCCGGGCAGATTGTTAGCTTGCGCCTTGCGCTGTGCCAGTGATCCCTCGGTCACGGATTTCAGTGACATACCATGGTATGTACCCAAAGTATCAATCTTGAAGCCCTCGGTTTCCTCTTTTTGCCTGTTGAAACGCTCCTGATCGTAACGATTGTATTGGGATAACTGCGGCTGGGGCTTAGCTATCCGCGCCGGCTCAGGCATCTTGATAGGATTGGGGGCTTGCGGCCGGTTACGTCCTTCCTCGCGCGCCTTGATGCCCTGGAGCATGGCAAATATGTTCTTGGCAAAGACTTTTCCAGTACTCTGCAAGATAGAGGTACGCGTGCGCCACTGCCGTTCTCTGCTTATGATATCTTTTGTGGAATCCACATCGTAATCCAGGATGGCTCTCAGATCTGTGCCCATAGCCTCGTCGTTGTCTGTCCTTTTGATGGTCGTACGTTTGTTGGCCAAGCGCTTAGCTTTGATGGCGGCAATCTTCTCCACGGACATGGTCTCCGAGAGCGACTTGATATTGTCCATGTTCACGGCTGTCTCCTTTTGATTGACATCCCAGCGAGCCGCCAGTTGCTCGCGCACTTTTTGCACTTGGGTCTCCTCGAAGCGGGCCTTCTTGGCCGCCACTTCTCCGCTGGCTGCATCTCCTTCAGCTGCCCGTTTCACCTGGGTGGGTATCTCCAGCGGGGCACTTTTGTCGATGCTGGCACAGGTTGTGGTTTCGCCATTTAGATATGCCAGGAGCTCTTTTCGATCGGGTCGGTTTACGGCGGGAATATCCTCGGCAGCACACTGACGCACATACACGGAGTGCTGAAGCATAACATTCTTGAGCAGGTACAGCAGGCACTCCAGCGTGTAATATTCACGTGGAGCGCCCTTCTTGCCGGATCTGAAAGTTGAAAACATACGGATGTAAATTCCATCTCTTTGGTGATACCACTCTTGCGACTACTGACCCATATTTGAGATAGTTGGTCTTCACGCTTTTGGGCCAGGAGAACTCGCCAAATATGATCTGGCTATCGCGCTCGACAATCtcctttttgtttatgttGTACTGCCGCAGCAGGCTCAACGGATCCGCCATTTTTCGGCCGCTCTTCTGTACGTTAGCTCACTAGGATCCCCCGGGGAATCGCTGGCTAGGATTGTGCTGCTTTTAGGCACTTATATTCTTGATATAACCACGTTTAAATCACTTAAATATAACTTTTATGGCATATTTTTCGCGTACTTTTTTTGGCAGAGGTTGCGTGGAGAGTGACCGTTCACGggaaactaaaaaataccacAGATCACCACAGCATAAACATTACAGTATATATCGGCTCTATTTGAAGCTCGGCTTTGCAGTCATACTTTTCTCgacttaaaattataattatctaAACATTTCCAtttaatagaaaatattttaataaaactcaGCCAACTCGGCTGATagcatatgtttttattttggtaagTATTTAGTTCGAGATTATTCACCTGCAAAATTATTCGGTAGAATTGGTATATTTTGTAAAACGCACTAGCGCCTGCTaatggaaaaatattgaaCTAAAAAAGCCTTCCAACCGGCAGCTCCTAATAACAACTAAAATatcaatataattttaaaaaatgcatTGAAATTAACGTTAAAATACGCAGAAGTGATCGCGAAAGCCATCGCCCATGATCGGTGTTCGAAAAAAGCAGAGTCGAAAGTTTCCCGAGGGCTGCGCCCACGTGAAAACTCAATGCCAAAGGAGTTGTAAATGTGTCCTTGTTCTTGTGGCTGTCATTTGCTGTGCCTTACtgcaaccaaaacaaaaagttaaTGAGCCTCACGTGCAATGGGTCAATCGGCTGGTAAAATAGGTGAGTGCAAAGCTAAAATCTACTACATTGGTTTTTTGGGAGATGTAAATCCAATTGGTCCATGAATTAGAAACCAATGTGACAGCAAGTTGGCATTCCCAGTGTGGGAACATATGACTGCGCTCGGTGTTTTCCAACACTTGTTAAGCTGCCCTGTTTCGCGCGTTCTtatctgccaaattttatttaaattttgcatcAAAATGTTTGAAAAGATTTAGTTGTTTATTACTATTTAGTATAAGGGATGCAAAATCTAAATCAATTACAAATTCTATTacaaatatttagtttttataagTAATTTCTATTATTGCAATAATTAGCTAACTAtctatatttttgtataaaaatctGTACAAGACTTAGAATCTGATATTTATTAGAGGAAATAAAGGCTTACTTAGGCATCATATAAACCTATCTATAAGCAGCTTAAATATCCAAAAAAGTTACAAATAAAGTCACatgaaaaaatcgaaaaaaaaaaacattatgaTACTCTTATTCTAGTTGCCAGGCGATAAATTGTCCTTAATGCTAACCGTAACCGTACCGGTTACAGGTGAATTTAAGGGGCGATGCTGGGCTGGAGTTACCTGCTCACTGTCGCCTCCATCACATCGAATCAACTTCGATTAGAACGAAGCTGCCCATGCAGCTGTagataataaattattggGTTTATGGCAATGATTTCTCAAAACAAGTCCAAGAAAGGACGAAGGATAGCGCAAAGACAATGGAGGGAATAAGTAACCCCAATAGGCGCTCAGTTCAGGTAGGATGGCTGACCCTGAGACGCAGCCACATGCTGTGGAACGCCGAAAACCCACCACGGCCAGgaccctctctctctctctctgtatgACTTGCCAAATGTCCTGTCTGTATCGGGAAAGGTATCTGCTGCATATCTTGTTCGTGGGACGAGGGAGTTTTTCCGTTTTACGGGCGGGAAAAAACTGCAATGTGGAAACTGTGAAAGGCGAAACCCCCCGAAAAGGCAAACATTTGGCCGGCaggacaaaaaaatatatatatatttctctaACGGAACGCAGCTTCCCGAGCATGTGTTGCATTATGTGCATTGGCGGGTATTTCTCGCATCCTTCGACATCCTTCGATGATGTTGATATTTGATTAGCGTTCGAAAACGGGGATGCGGATGTGGGAAgtggatgaggatgaggacgaGGATGTTGCCAAACACATCCCTGCCAATTTCCGAATAAGTTCCTTTACTTAGATCTTGATCAGCGGGAGGAACAACTGCTTCGCAGGTATCCCAGAATACATCCTTAAAGAAAGTCACAAAATGAAACAGAGTCATTGAACCAGGGGACTATGACttaagtttaatttattttatattatttaataataaatcatGTACTATTTTCGGTAGTCTCCGTATAAAATGAACAAGCTATCATCTGCTTCCTttagaaataacaaaaatagttTCCCAAACCATATGATTTAAAGAATTGAATGTGAGTCCCTATCCCTcaggctgtttccaatatccCTTGAGAGTCCTGAGATATTGGTACCTATATACATACACATTGTATGCCAACTCCTCCACTCCCAGAGTTTCTCAAGTGCTTGCGCAATTCGATTTTGGGTTCTCCACAATTCTCCTTTGTATCCTGGCTGGATTAGTTCGGGTTTCTGTCTGAAACTCCACAACTGCTCCTGGCCCTGGCTCTGGCTCCGTTTCCCCTGTTTGCTCGAGTCCTTTcccttttattttcctttccGATTCCTGCTCCTTCTGTCGCTGGACTGGCCCCGTTTGCATATGTCGTTTTCTAATTAAACATCGGCATTTGCTACAGTTTTTACTTAATTATGTGTATATTGATCGGCTATCGGGAATCAGTATGGGGAGCCGAGGAATTCTCAGCTGTCTCAGTGCCGACAGCTGCCAATTTGTTATATATCTTTATGCTACTTACCTGGACTTATCTATATTGAAATTATATTTCGAATTTAATTTAGAAATTCTTATATGATATCCAAGGTGAAGGTGGTTCCAAA
This window contains:
- the LOC6501205 gene encoding bifunctional methylenetetrahydrofolate dehydrogenase/cyclohydrolase, mitochondrial isoform X2, which gives rise to MRFTSNMAQIIDGKGIAQDIRSQLAKELKEFVAAGNPTPHLTAVIVGEDPASEKYVANKMTACREVGISSETRRLPASTTQEELLALIDQLNKDNRVNGVLVQLPVPEHINERTICNAVHVDKDVDGFNELNIGRLALDMEGIIPATPLGVKRLLEYTNIETLGRNAVVVGRSKNVSLPMAILLHSDGKYATKALDATVTICHRYTPPKELARHCRQADIIVVAVGKPGLITKDMIKPGACVIDVGINRIKDEKTGKFKLVGDVDFDEVRQVAGHITPVPGGVGPMTVAMLMQNTIQAAKKQHCAKLSARNE
- the LOC6501205 gene encoding bifunctional methylenetetrahydrofolate dehydrogenase/cyclohydrolase, mitochondrial isoform X1; this translates as MLRRSINSIVIIANRNYTNKPCSRFSNMAQIIDGKGIAQDIRSQLAKELKEFVAAGNPTPHLTAVIVGEDPASEKYVANKMTACREVGISSETRRLPASTTQEELLALIDQLNKDNRVNGVLVQLPVPEHINERTICNAVHVDKDVDGFNELNIGRLALDMEGIIPATPLGVKRLLEYTNIETLGRNAVVVGRSKNVSLPMAILLHSDGKYATKALDATVTICHRYTPPKELARHCRQADIIVVAVGKPGLITKDMIKPGACVIDVGINRIKDEKTGKFKLVGDVDFDEVRQVAGHITPVPGGVGPMTVAMLMQNTIQAAKKQHCAKLSARNE
- the LOC6501205 gene encoding bifunctional methylenetetrahydrofolate dehydrogenase/cyclohydrolase, mitochondrial isoform X3, which gives rise to MAQIIDGKGIAQDIRSQLAKELKEFVAAGNPTPHLTAVIVGEDPASEKYVANKMTACREVGISSETRRLPASTTQEELLALIDQLNKDNRVNGVLVQLPVPEHINERTICNAVHVDKDVDGFNELNIGRLALDMEGIIPATPLGVKRLLEYTNIETLGRNAVVVGRSKNVSLPMAILLHSDGKYATKALDATVTICHRYTPPKELARHCRQADIIVVAVGKPGLITKDMIKPGACVIDVGINRIKDEKTGKFKLVGDVDFDEVRQVAGHITPVPGGVGPMTVAMLMQNTIQAAKKQHCAKLSARNE
- the LOC6499374 gene encoding parafibromin, with the translated sequence MADPLSLLRQYNINKKEIVERDSQIIFGEFSWPKSVKTNYLKYGSGKKGAPREYYTLECLLYLLKNVMLQHSVYVRQCAAEDIPAVNRPDRKELLAYLNGETTTCASIDKSAPLEIPTQVKRAAEGDAASGEVAAKKARFEETQVQKVREQLAARWDVNQKETAVNMDNIKSLSETMSVEKIAAIKAKRLANKRTTIKRTDNDEAMGTDLRAILDYDVDSTKDIISRERQWRTRTSILQSTGKVFAKNIFAMLQGIKAREEGRNRPQAPNPIKMPEPARIAKPQPQLSQYNRYDQERFNRQKEETEGFKIDTLGTYHGMSLKSVTEGSLAQRKAQANNLPGAPGMPGATAGRPKELVPTAQARQLPANGPQKRPSRTPIIIIPSANTSLITMLNVKDILQELRFLSTAEKKLQGCQRDSEVLLQRKRNNQTVSYRVIDNPIKLSQQDWQRVVAVFVMGPQWQFKGWPWDGNPVEIFSKICAFHLCFSELKLDSNVERWSVTLLRLSQNKRHLDRAVLSKFWETLDKYMAKYKPDLRF